One Artemia franciscana chromosome 15, ASM3288406v1, whole genome shotgun sequence genomic window carries:
- the LOC136036577 gene encoding uncharacterized protein LOC136036577 has translation MMELCSYINKEKLDVICLQEIHLNNLKKVSIPGYKCYRKDRDSGRKGGGVLIFIADKIVHYPLPLKQHDHEIDVVGALITLSSGDTLIIKSMYNPKGDTDIHNIFSSEAEDHNSFIFGDLNAHSPHWEDIEQSNRAGKNVERLLLENNHIAVLTPYNLPTYYNIKNKKFSTIDIQVGPAAAVDQVSISRVTDLQSDHCAIKTTISNMSYQTKPGKRKFINKKGNWPMFRQILQ, from the coding sequence atgatGGAACTTTGCTCgtatattaataaagaaaaattggatGTAATTTGTCTCCAAGAAATACATTTAAATAATCTGAAAAAAGTATCCATACCAGGATACAAATGCTATCGAAAAGATAGAGATTCTGGCAGAAAAGGAGGTGGAGTGCTCATTTTTATAGCTGATAAAATAGTTCACTATCCATTACCATTAAAGCAACATGACCATGAAATAGATGTGGTAGGAGCATTAATCACTTTAAGCTCAGGAGACActttaataattaaatctatgtATAACCCAAAGGGGGATACtgatatacataatattttttcatcagaaGCAGAGGATCACAActcctttatttttggtgaccTAAATGCTCATAGCCCTCATTGGGAAGATATTGAACAGTCAAACCGAGCTGGGAAAAATGTTGAAAGATTACTGTTAGAAAATAATCATATAGCAGTTCTAACACCATATAATTTGCCaacatattataatataaaaaataagaaattttcaacCATTGACATTCAAGTAGGTCCTGCTGCTGCTGTTGACCAGGTTTCAATAAGTAGAGTAACAGATCTACAAAGTGACCACTGCGCTATTAAGACTACAATCTCTAATATGTCTTACCAAACTAAACCTGGAAAAAGGAAGTTTATCAACAAGAAAGGTAATTGGCCAATGTTCAGACAAATCCTGCAATAA